The Pseudomonas sp. FP198 genomic interval CGCCACTTCGAAGCCTTCGTCGTCAGGGCATTGATCGACTTTGGCGGCGCTGAGCATGAAGGTGGACTGTTGGCACAGGCCGAGGATGGGGTTTTTCAGTTGCATGGGATTTCCGATGTGGGCGGCGTCGGGAATGGACGCGGCAAGCTGTGTCGTTTCCGTTTCAGTGACGCCAGTATATAATGCCGCAGATTTTGTGTGCGCTTTGTCCCAGCGTAGGATGAAGTTCACGGGAGCGACCGACCGAAATTGCGCACTAGAACGCAGCTCGCTCTCAACCCTGAAAAGGTCGTTTTATGACGAAATGGCTGCTAGCTGCCGGTGTCTTGATGCCGCTTTACAGCGCTCAGGCTACACAGGATCCGGAAGCTGTGTACAACCGTGTTTGTGGTGCCTGTCATTCCGGCCAACTACCCACGGCGCCCCGCAAGGGTGACCGCGAAGCCTGGACGCCGAGGTTGGCGAAGGGCATGGGGACGCTGGTGCAACACGTGACCCAGGGTTTCAAGGCGATGCCGCCGCGTGGTTTGTGCATGGACTGCAGTGCCGAGGATTACCAAGCCATCATCCAGTGGATGAGCGAGTAAGCCCGGTCCATAACTCTTAACCCTTAGCCGTAGTTGGATTAGCTGATGAACAAACTGATCGTGAGTCTGCTGTTGACCTTGGGGATATCCGGTGTAGCCCACGCCGCAGGCGATGCTGCCGCAGGCCAGGCAAAAGCCGCCGTGTGCGGGGCCTGCCACGGTCCGGATGGCAACAGCATGGCGCCCAACTTTCCGAAACTGGCTGGCCAGGGTGAGCGTTACCTGGTCAAGCAGTTGAAGGAAATCAAGGACGGCAAGCGTGTCGTGCTGGAAATGACCGGCCTGCTGAACAACCTGAGCGATCAAGACCTGGCGGATATCGCGGCCTACTTCGCCAGCCAGAAAGGCAGCGTCGGCGCCGCTGATCCAAAACTCGTGGCACGGGGCGAGGCGCTGTTCCGTGGCGGCAACCTGGCCAAGGGCCTGCCAGCCTGCACGGGCTGCCATTCGCCTGATGGCAAGGGCAACGCCGCCGCCGGCTTCCCGCATCTGGGTGGCCAGCACGCCCAGTACATCACCAAGCAGCTGACCGATTTCCGCAAGGAAGAAGGCGGGCGTGCCAACGACGGCGATGCGATGACCATGCGCACCATCGCCCGCAAGCTGAGCGACGAAGATATCGCGGCAGTCTCCAGCTACATCCAGGGCCTGCATTGAGGCCGTTGCAAGAGGGAAACCTCTTGCAACGTTAACGCCCGATTAATCTGTCGGTGCAAACATCAAAAGGGTGGCTTTGGCCGCCCTTTTTTGTGGCCGCTGCCGTTACACTAGCGAAACTGAACCCGTGGCGGCCTGTCTGAAAAACACGCCCCGCGAGGCCACCTCATTGTCCAGGAGTAAAGCATGCGTAATCTGATCATCAGCGCCGCGCTCGTCGCCGCCAGCCTGTTCGGCGTGACTGCCCAAGCGGCTGAAAAGCCCGCTGCCCCTTATGTCGAATTGACCAACCCTGTTCCGGTGGCGGTGCCTGGCAAGATCGAGGTCGTGGAGCTGTTCTGGTACGGTTGCCCGCATTGCTATGCCTTTGAGCCGGTCATCAACCCGTGGGTTGAAAAGCTGCCTTCGGATGTGAACTTCGTGCGCATCCCGGCTATGTTTGGCGGCCCATGGGACGCCCACGGCCAGATGTTCCTGACCCTCGAATCCATGGGCGTCGAGCACAAGGTTCACGCAGCGGTGTTCGATGCAATCCAGAAACAACACAAAAAATTGACCGACAAGAACGACATGGCCGACTTCCTTGCCACCCAAGGCGTCGACAAGGACAAGTTCCTGGCGACTTTTGACTCCTTCGCTATCAAAGGCCAGATCGTCAAGGCCCGCGAGCTGGCGAAAAAATACGAAATCACCGGCGTACCGACCATGGTCGTCAACGGCAAATACCGCTTTGACATCGGCTCCGCCGGCGGCGCCGAACAAGCGCTGCAACTGGCCGACCAGCTGGTTGCCAAAGAACGAGCTGCCACCAAGGCTGCTGCCAACTAAGCGCGGCCACGCTCATGGCCCGCTGGGGTACCGAACGCATCGTTGGCCTGCATGAACCGCGGGTCAATGAGCATCACGTCACGTCCACGGGCCTGCCTGCCGACAATCGCCTGCGGTTGCTCAGCTTCAACATCCAGGTGGGCATCAGCACCGAGCGCTACCGGCACTATCTGACCCGGGGCTGGCAACACTTGCTGCCCCACACCGGGCGAGCCGGCAACCTGCAGAAGATCGGCGACCTGTTGAAGGATTTCGACCTGGTCGCTTTGCAGGAAGCCGACGGCGGCAGCCTGCGTTCCGGCTACGTCAATCAGGTCGAACACCTCGCCCAGCTGGGCGCGTTTCCTTATTGGTACCAGCAACTCAATCGCAACCTCGGTCGTCTCGGCCAGCACAGCAATGGCGTGCTGAGTCGTCTGCGGCCCTGGGCGATCGAGGATCACCCGTTGCCGGGCCCCAAGGGGCGCGGAGCGATCCTGGCGCGTTTCGGCGAAGGTCCGGAGGCGCTGGTGGTGGTGATGATGCACCTGGCCCTCGGGGCTCGGACCCGAACCATGCAACTGGCCTACATTCGTGAGTTGATCGGCGGCTACAAGCATCAAATCCTGATGGGCGACATGAATACCCATGCCAATGACCTGTTGCAGACCTCACCGCTGCGCGACCTTGGCCTGCTCGCCCCGCAACTGGAAGCCACGTTTCCCAGCTGGCGCCCCCAGCGCTGCCTGGACCATATCCTGCTGAGCCCTACCTTGGC includes:
- a CDS encoding endonuclease/exonuclease/phosphatase family protein; this translates as MARWGTERIVGLHEPRVNEHHVTSTGLPADNRLRLLSFNIQVGISTERYRHYLTRGWQHLLPHTGRAGNLQKIGDLLKDFDLVALQEADGGSLRSGYVNQVEHLAQLGAFPYWYQQLNRNLGRLGQHSNGVLSRLRPWAIEDHPLPGPKGRGAILARFGEGPEALVVVMMHLALGARTRTMQLAYIRELIGGYKHQILMGDMNTHANDLLQTSPLRDLGLLAPQLEATFPSWRPQRCLDHILLSPTLALERFEVLAQPISDHLPVAVEIRLPGSLTADAFPALSPAPSGSDE
- the dsbA gene encoding thiol:disulfide interchange protein DsbA, which codes for MRNLIISAALVAASLFGVTAQAAEKPAAPYVELTNPVPVAVPGKIEVVELFWYGCPHCYAFEPVINPWVEKLPSDVNFVRIPAMFGGPWDAHGQMFLTLESMGVEHKVHAAVFDAIQKQHKKLTDKNDMADFLATQGVDKDKFLATFDSFAIKGQIVKARELAKKYEITGVPTMVVNGKYRFDIGSAGGAEQALQLADQLVAKERAATKAAAN
- a CDS encoding cytochrome c5 family protein codes for the protein MTKWLLAAGVLMPLYSAQATQDPEAVYNRVCGACHSGQLPTAPRKGDREAWTPRLAKGMGTLVQHVTQGFKAMPPRGLCMDCSAEDYQAIIQWMSE
- a CDS encoding cytochrome c, translated to MNKLIVSLLLTLGISGVAHAAGDAAAGQAKAAVCGACHGPDGNSMAPNFPKLAGQGERYLVKQLKEIKDGKRVVLEMTGLLNNLSDQDLADIAAYFASQKGSVGAADPKLVARGEALFRGGNLAKGLPACTGCHSPDGKGNAAAGFPHLGGQHAQYITKQLTDFRKEEGGRANDGDAMTMRTIARKLSDEDIAAVSSYIQGLH